A segment of the Cotesia glomerata isolate CgM1 linkage group LG2, MPM_Cglom_v2.3, whole genome shotgun sequence genome:
AAATTCAGCTGGAACAAGTTCAAGTTACTTCGCCTAGCCCGTTATCATCCAAAGAGACTCGTGAGTCGCCACCCAGCAAAATTCGACCGCAGATAAAGCTTCACATAAATTACACCAGTGTCGGCGAGGTGAGAAcctatttattatattttatatttttattttatggacATTTTTTACCAGCAATTTTGCGGTTTTTTCAGtctttcattaaatatttatttatttttctttgttgGCATTTTCAGGCCTtgaaggaatttttaaattagactagtctttttaaatgattgatgatttttttttattttaaaaatagttgggatgaatgaaaaatttttcagagttggaaattaaaaatttaattcaacaaaagtaattatatacactaagaaaaaagaaaattttcgttcagaaaaaaatttcttggctcaagaatcgtttaaaataaattttagttttttgacaaaagaatattaatatctattatgataataaaatattggcattaattttgatagattCACAAACGAATaggttcacttgaattaaataaaaaataattcgattaattcaatcaattcatgagacaagaaaattttctcaagagtagtacttttttttctcagcgtatattttttttagtaacttcTCAAGAGGAATgtattggaaaaaatatactttacacaataaagaaatttttaaaaaataaccagagattaaaaaaaaaaaaataaatgacatgtaattaaaaagaaaataatcaaTCTAACTTAATAAATCACTTCTCTTTACCCGCGAACAGTAATAATACTATTTTCTCGTAAAAGCAATACGGAAGTAATTTAATGATTACTCTCCAGAAACGTAACAATTAAATGTCATAATCTATTTTGTTCGCTGTTAAATCTATAAAgtctattaattaaaagcgTTTTACTTTCTTATCTCAGTAGTATTGTTTTCTTCtcataattaattctaaaaattttacttttttctctTCTTGATAATCAAAAATCTAGAAACCCTTTTCTtcttacattattattatttttaatgtataatGTACTTTATATGTTATTGTACGCAGAGATCCCTACGGTCAGAGTTTAAAATTCCTCGGAAGCTAATTCGAGATAGAATCAAATGTCACGAAATTTTTCAGTAGCCATAAACCGTCTGGTTCGCCCccgtttaaaaaataaaagaataaaataaaactaaaagatATCTTTACGAGGTACAAGATAAGTACATACGATCGTGTATGAAATAAATCTCATTGTCATTGTCTTTCTTCCTTGTTGTCCCGTGAAATAGTATTACACGTGAGAGTGGAGTGTATTATTGCAGTATGCACAAAGGAGGCCATGTTGTGGTACGAATCAATGCAACAAATACATGCATACATCCACCTCGACGTCGACATTTACAtctacatatatacataaatatataaacatgtATGGAGAAAGTTCtctcttctcttctcttcactcggaatttttttttattcatcaatACAATCTTGTATTTATTGCTCCCATGATTCTCATGAGAGTTGCGCCAAATCctactttataataaaaactttgTCTTGAGCGTACTTGATGTGCACTTCTGCAtactttctttatttttaaaatccatGACATTTGTACTTGTcgtgattaattattaaacccACCATCTATCTGCCTACCCtactaatataaatatataaatatattttctactTTTATCTAGTTAATCATCATCAAAGCTATAAGTTAATAGAATGAAACCCACAAAGCAAACATCATCAAGAATAAATTGAAGCTATTAAACAAAATCTTCTATTAatactaatattaataattatcattatcattagtttacttttatttttttactcccGATACCGCAAGCTAAAATTTTCTACCTATGCGTGACtggatattttatttgttcgtGTCAATTCGTATTGGATGCTGATGAACACACGATACCCTATACATCTATATCTTATCTTGTATTCATCCATACGTTAATGTTTGcgtatataatatgtataaagaGAGTAGGACCCAGTTTCACCAGTTGAGGGCTTAGGAGAATGTACGGCTAACTGCTTCGGAACTCGTTAAAAACAAACTGCATGAGCTCAGGTTGACCTCGAAAGTAAGAACGATCACTTTACTAGATCAGTAACCGAGATGAAACTTACAGGAGATTTTAAGTTTtagattcaaatttaaatatttatttttatattaatttattccattaaaaaggtccaaaatttatttctgatCAACTggattcgttttttttttaattatagttgATACGAATGTTTCtgtgatttatttaaattttaccaaaaaatttataaacattattatttttaatttcaatttatgttttgaaaagtaatttaaaaatttagtaattatttacaagtggggttaACCTCATTTTTGGCAataactaggtgaaaaattaacattttcaaaatttttattttttgaatttgctTATTTTTACGGcgaatttatgataaaaaatatcgctaaaggaaaaaataaagatttcgatagctaatttacttttaaaaagaGTAATAATAAGCctttaaaaagaataataataataataataatagttggaaaaaattttggctcatgtttttggataaaatttctattttatctttttttgatatattttttttgaaaagtacataaaaaaacgaacaatttaaaaaaaattgatcaatttgattaaaaaaaaaaaaatttaacacggGTATGGGGATCCcacttgttaataattatcaacaatttttaatacagaaattgaattaagaatattattattattattattatttattaattaagtttataatgacattaaagttaacagtcactagagaattttttaattttttttaacagaaaaatttgttccaaaaaattatttttaaaaaattgcatttttaattttttaaaatttctacatgtcaattttttttatatatttttttgccataattcattaaaaaaaaaaaaaaattctaaaaattatcaaatatctgctaaatttatcatcataagtttataattagaatttaaaaattattatttcttcacaatttaataattatttttctatattaatttctttagatcaagataaaaagttaaaggaagtaataacataattttttgatgatgATAAAGTAATGAATGgtgaagaaatttaaaagccaatatttatttatgaagatgattgattaaaaaaaggtaaaatagTTGTAGGTGAATGTACTTGCCCAAGAGTCATTAACGCTCAGTGGTGGCCTTAATGACCCTAGAGCCCAGAGAAGCCTTTATATTCTTTGTTCTATCTTTATATCCACTTCCGTATTTTATATACTAGTAAAACAGATAAACAAAACagagtaatagtaatagtattTCCTTAATTTATCTTGTATGTATGTACGATTTGATCTTCAATGATTAACTACTCGTAATCATAaagattaaaagttaatttgtcGTAATTTAATGTTGAATTGTTTAGGGCATAAATAacacaatataataattaatggagTATAAAaaggttatttaaaaaaaattaaattattttaaaccgAAAGTTTCGCACCATTAACGAAACAAATGTTAAACGCTCAAGtcaattttatattctaataaaaaactattattaCGCCGTCAAAGAACGCTACTTTGATACTTTACGCTAGAAATTAccataaaaaaagtttaatagaagaggataaaataaaaaaaataaataaatgatgaaataaagaaaaaaagtaactaATGACAGGACGGTTATAAGTTTTAGTTTCACGACCACATTGATGATACAgctaaagaaatattttctatGTCACCGAGTTTGTAAGACCGAAACGGTCTCGGTTAACTGACTTCCTCGTATCCACCCACTTGATTTTTACTATTCAACCATCAAACAGTTTtgattttctaattttcttaCCCAGTAGCTCggaatgtttttttccgtcaacttattttatttccgTAATAATTCTTCCTATTTAAATCAACACTTTAACAACTAATGCATTAACTTGTTTTTCCGGTTATTTGAATCGTTTATAATTTTCcggcaaatttaaaattagccGCTTACACGCAAAATAGATGGCATCAGTTGGCTAAACACAAACGGGGATTCcctcaaatatttattttaaatatttacatacaAAAGATCTCACTTGCATAGTTATGGGTTATAATTCTAAACATTTCAATAGGTAATAGGTTtcattaaattgaaataaaataaattacttaacaAAACAAACACCATTTGTTACAgttcataaataattcataaaagcGTATCTCTGAATCACAAAGACCTTTGAAATTTTCTAggttaatacaaatttaacaaaggttattttatgatttgttgaatataacaaaataagataagttaaaatataaatagctGCTATTAAATTACTGTAGGGATGGATTATTAGTATCAGGTGAAGGTAACAACAACAGAAGCTGCTCTGTAAATTACACGTTAAGCCCTTGTTTCTTGACTTTTACGTATTGTTAACAAAaaacgtaaaataaaaatattaaaaataaaatctgaaGAGCTAAGTTGAAGAAGAATAAGAAGAAGAAGCAGCAGCAGCTTGGTAGTTTGTAGAATTGGAATTTCTCAGTACAAGTCACGATTTTTGTCTGTTACGCTTAATGATTGCGGTAGGAAGAGTTGCTTGTATGCGGTTTATCCACAGCCGTTCACTGTGTTGTTTCACAAACATCATTATCAAGAATATTACTTGTACACGATGTCTGTACAGCTTATGGCACGCTTAACTCTTTaccattattatcattatggtcattattattttagcagCATCTCTGACAAATCTGATATACCGTCATTTACTGTTCACATTAAATCAGACCCattcattattaatcattattcaTCTTTACCATAACAtctttcataaattataatactttttgctacattttttttgtcagttgatttttatttttactgttgTTGCAGACTGGAGTACGATTGCCAGAAGGTGCAAGCGCAGCGCTGGCCAAGCCGacaaaatatcattattaccCACATAATCAGCATATGTATTTATTACCAGAATGCGCTGTTCAACAAGTGTGTAATGCAGTTTATGTTAGATTGAATTTTACTCAACCATTATGTGCTTGTCCAGGCAGATATCGGGATCCTTGTAGTGCATCGCTTGATGCCGATGATCAGCATACTACGGAACTGGTTACTGATCCACATACCAGGGTAAATTCcagttatttttcttttataatttttattcattaccACTACCTTTATCtttatcatattttatttCCTATACTATCAGtcgattgaatttaaatatagatataattCTTTGAcgataaataatactaatctAGTATGCTCCCAATTCTATACACTTAActgttttttatataatattaatctttgttatagtttataattatttaccaTATATGTTATTAGGCATTGACATTAGTTAAGACATGTGAACCAGTTGCTGAAATGCGAGAATGTAGAATGCCGAGAGACTGGTCATTACTTGCGTTACAAAATGTAAGAACTGGAAAATCGCATTACCTAGTTATCTGCAAATGCCCAGAAACAAATATCCTAGgtatgcttttttttttttttttttttttcattattttattttattttattcctttTATACCTAGTACTTGTATTCTTCAAcagcaattatttaaaactgataataacaattatatacTATTGTTTTATAGAGGGTCCTATGAGTCACGATCAACCTACATACGCTAGTGTTCCGGGTATCAGCGTCTTCGGAATGATGTGCGTTCAAGGAGCCAGAAAAGGACGCCCGTTACGACAGACACGTAATCTTCTCGGTATAATTATCATatacttattcttattacgaatatttaattttaaaaatttaaatctgtTATATTAGATAGAGAGACGGTAACGATTATCTTACGTTCTACAACGCTCAACAGAGAACGTAATATATTATTGTACCGTTTGCCTATGTTTATAGGTATGATTCCTATCAACATGGGAATGATTCCCATGTTATTAGGGATTATCTTACTATATGTTGATACTTCCTTActcattttaatgatttttgatCTTCTATCACTAGTATGTTATATCGTAATTGTTCATATACATTTCTctctatcatttttttttatcaaacattCAATTGACCTTAAGCCTTGCGGGGTTACTTTACAACTTCCTATttctcttttaatttttttttaaggagatccacgcaaagtagttaaatttttaaaactttggttaaaattttggtacttattcaattaatgaaatcgttagtttaaaaaatgaatatattaattCTAATCTTTGAAACCTttagatcaagaaaattttttatttttattccaagtagcatattttttaattgaaaaaaaaaaagtgccacTACACGGAAAAcagtaaactgtaaaatttactcggattccggttaatttttatagtttcaaacagtacagcggacatcagggtggcaaaaatataaatattacaaaacttaatgtagaaagtgtaaaagccacaatttataattcaatatcgaaaataagtaataagtagctgtcactatagtgaatttaattttttatcttaaaaaattacagtttcaaacagtaaaaattgtcatttcaatatatagtcgataCTATGAGAAAAAagggggaactcagatgaggAGAAGGAGGTCTTACTCTGGAAAAATTTAACGTTTGcgacattaaaaattctatttttaaaatatacattttacagTCCAAGCcagtcaataattatagtttaatttttagcgttgcgtttaaaatttaccattttgcTTAGttaatattgacgttgcttgtattagaaatttagtaattttattttatattttttacatatcatgctatcattttttaggtacgaaatgataaatatcaaagtcaaaattcttaattattatactataacattttcgacattcacatagcgaatattactgtttgaaatagtattttcttccatgtaaagaataaattgtagcgtttaaatgataaatatattataaagtgaatagtaaaatcacgcttttactgtttgaaatggtaatttttagcagttgatcattagttattataaatcgactattatttattacagattacttttttccgtgtaatagGGGTTAAAGGTGCCACTAGTGGGGCCTTTTATCTtacgtagcctaataattaataaaaaaattaaaaaacagtaggtttccggtatatttaatgaaataattaggtttcaaaattgtaatttttacatgtaggtAAATAGAGATTCCACTagccgtgtatttggttaagaatttaatgcaattaacgattttaaaaaaattttattttcattgaaattgattgataaaataataagctttcgattaaaataataaaaaaagtagctttccgaacggactacggagatattttatatttttatgaaaaatcactcggaacttCCGTTCTTTAAaatcttgtatttgacttggcaacaccgcttgcgcagttacacgaagcataagtaaccgcggatttttaaatgctagaagatcttagtcattttagttaaacagtaaacataaataaattttaaagttagggaactcttgcggtgttgtcaagtgtatgCCGATAATTCAtagtgctatattttttattagtcaattaaatgttactaattatttaatgagtaaatttttcggaaattttctcaaaaatgttattaattaatttaaaaattaattttaagatgcataacaaaagtatttatacgtattatttttttatgggcATTTTTTACACTAGGAGGGTACTTTGATCTccttaaattaaacaataattttttttttcaggtatTGACACAATTGAAgacgattttgaaaattataaatcgacATTCCCATGGCACAGAGTACCAGAATTACTAAAATCAGCAAATTGGAATTAACAatcgtgatttttttaaaatacgtaTACGAATTTATCgcaattgataattataataatataaattaataattttatttattattccgctatcatcaatttttttttttgtgtcattttcactattttttaatcGCTATATAtcataacaatttttagaCGCGCCAATACTCCAGTATAACAAGTATATTTATAagttatcataattatttttgtgtaaataaattatgacgaTTAGTTATTAACTATTCGTTAAGAATTATTCGATTAAATTCGGTagctaatttataaaattttataataaatattcattaaaatgaatttatactttaaataaagtgataaaataaaaactatccAACTggtttgacatttttataggGTGAATAGTCATTAAATGTCCTTATATTTATTGAgtgttaataatataattataaaactcACCAAGAACATCAGAGTTGACTAGAACGCTGCATGAGTACATCGGTGTCATTAGTCGAGGTCGTCGCATGCTGAGTCCACGACGACAGGAATCTTTGAATGCAGATATTAATTTACCACTCACATCACTTTGACTTTGACTAGTACGTTCGCTGCAactaatgattattattatttaaattattatccataaatatttttgcgtCAGCCCTttgaaatgaataattacttaagaaaaaataaataatatataccTTCCTGTATCTTCATTATCTTTCTTGATATTTTGATTGCTACCAGGTCCACTAAAAAAagcattgtttttttttcattattaattatattatttacagttgtataattaaaaattcataaataaaaaactggaaaaattaatagttaccTTTCagtttcttttacaattttttcccATTTTTTGACGATAAAACAGACGCCTCGCATTGGTTCTTCACACAGAGGACCAGCAATTGTTGCTAATTGAAATCCATTAATAATACTATTGTCAtacctgaaaataaaaattatctatattattaagaaaataagcataactttgtggccagtgtatttatatgataaaatgggtttttactaacacaccaatagtcaatttatgatgataagtatttaggctgcattcgaaaatgctctatctctaggtacataattaagaaatgaccttgtatctcgtgaactattgacatttttaaagatataagctcaccccgacattacactcatcgagaccttttatttgagtacccacatcaatttttcatatattttatatatatgtatatatgaaaaatatatcaagatgcatgtgggtacttaaatgaaagctcttgatgagtgtaacatcgggatgagcttatatctttgaaaatatcaatagttaagaaagtacagtgcaatttaacataattaagaaatgcccttgtatcttgtgaactattgacatttttaaagatataagctcatcccgatgttacacttatcaagacctttcatttgagtacccacatcaatttttcatatattttatatatttatatatatgtatatatgaaaaatatataaaaatgcatgtgggtactcaaatgaaagctcttgatgagtgtaacattgagatgagcttatatctttaaaaatgtcaatagttaagaaagtacagtgcagtttaacaaatatcttgtgaactattgacatttttaaagatataagctcatcccgatgttacacttatcaagacctttcatttgagtacccacatcaatttttcatatattttatatatttatatatatgtatatatgaaaaatatataaaaatgcatgtgggtactcaaatgaaagctcttgatgagtgtaacatcggaatgagcttatatctttaaaaacgtcaatatttaaaaaagtacagtgcaatttaacaaaagtcattatttaataaagcaaaattttattcatttatagttcacataGTTACTGCAAAATTGCTAGtttcttttaaattcaatagaataatgtaagtaaaaataaaataaataaaaacttacgAAGCCCGAAAATCagtagaatatttattttgtctcATCCAAAAGGGTTGTCGTTTATAATCGGTAGCATTTATGAGTAAATTAGGCCCACACTTTTTGGGGCCAAACGACCAAATATTTTCAAGACTTcccaaattattttcttcaagtCCTTGCTCAAGTTCCTTCTTAAAAACATTAACCTTCGAAATACTGATAGGAGAAGTATCATCCAGAGTTAAATGATTCAAAGTATCAGCAAGGTGTTCAGATTTTCCCATTCGCTCCCAATGTAAATCAAGCTGCTTGATCAAATTGGAGTTGTTATCCAAGAGTTTAGTCACACTCTCCGACAGCGGCTTAACGtcaatttcaataatataCTTATCACTTCCCATCGAGTGCTCGAAAAAAATAGGTTCATCCTTAGCTTTGTTCTCGATAGTTTCGTTTACCATATCGACGATCGGTGGTGGCACCACAGTCTCACGGAATGGAATAATCGGCTCCGATACAGTGATATCAACCTTCGCGTATCTCTGTTTGAGATCATCTAGACAGCGCTCCAAATGTACTTCACCGGCAGTATTAAGGACATACTCTCCAGTCTCCTGAATATGAACTTCAGCACAGCAGTCAGCTTGGTTCAACAATTTTAGACCGTCGATAAATTTCTGCAGGTCGAACGATCGCTTGGGATAGAGCGCGACTCTCAAGATCGGGACTGTCAGTGAAGTAAGCTCAGTAAACGAAGGACACATTATTGTCGACGATAACGTCGCTGTTTTTAGTACATGCTCTTCCAGACCGCCGATTCCCACGACATTGCCAGCCGTCACTTCATCGATGCTCTGCAGATCACGACCCATCAGCATATAGAGCTTGGTCACCGTGACTTTGGTTACATGCCATCCAGATTTAAGTTCTTTCAATGATTCACCCGGCTCTATACTCTCaccattattttttctgtcaaTAACAATCTCTGGATTATGCTTCGGCCCGAGTACAAACAACTCACTGCCTATTTTAATTACACCTGAGTACACACGAGCAAATCCAATAAGAATTTCAGGATCAGCATcatcttctttttcttcttcttcacaATTAGAATCTATTCCTACTTTCTTTGTTTCATTAACCTTTTGTTCAGtttctttatcatttttctCCAAGTTTTCGTCACGATTATCCAATTGTTGATCACGCTTCTCTTGATTGTGTGTCTCTTCACGTTTCTTCAGCTCCAATTTCTCTTTATTTCTTCTCACAATATCGCGCCTCTTAGCCAGTTCTTCAGCAGTCGGTGgtttgattttaaaatccgagaacatttttttctcaacaGAAAACATTTtcgaaacaaaaataataaccgGTGCTTCTGGCGAAGAGCTGCACTCTAAAAAAGCTTTCTCTAACTGCCGAGTCTCTTCAGGTAGAgctttaaattctttattacCACTCATCAGTCGCTGAATTTTCTCCCTTGGCAACTGATGAGGCGCCGGTACATTATTACAAACCATATTAATACACGCTTGTGAAAGCGGCAGCCACTGAGAAGCTAAAGATTTAAGTAGTTCCTTAAaatcttttgtttttttatcgcGCTCCGAAAATTTAACATCATACTTTCCCATCATTTCAATCAATTTCTCCCTATCTTTTTTAATAAGCGTAAGTTCATAAAATTCCCAGAGTACATTCAGAACCATCGAAACAAACAGCggtgtttgtttatttttctgcgcgttttttttaatcctttCATTCTGCTCATCATACCAATAATCCCCCCACAATATCTTCATCATTTTATCCACGCTGTAATTATGagttttattgataattttcgcAAAATCTTCAATACAGAATCCCCAACAGTCAATAGCACTTGCAAATACAACATTACCGCGCTCGGGAGAGAAATACAAATTAGAATCATCGGTTTGTTCAAGTACCGACTGATATTCAGTTACTGGCCGCCGCATTGAATTATTTTCCAAGGTATTATCATTACTTACGTCATTGGATTCAGCTTTTTCTTCACGTTCCATAATATCACTAGCAAACAACTCACCCATAACTGCATTTACCTGCTCCAATACTTGTGTAAGGTGGATATACGCATCCTGAGGGGTCAGTTTCCGCTCAGTTATCAAACGATCCATTTTGTTTAGCACCAGGATCGGTTTTAATCCCTCGATGTACGTCATTGACAAGGCACTTCGCGTCTGTGGACATACTCCTTCAATAACATCGACGATTACAATTGCTCCGTCGCACAAACGTACTGCTGTTGATACTTCTGAGGAAAAATCAACGTGACCTGGAGAatctataatatttaataaatattcattattattgtaactATGATAGAGCGCTATTGAACTAGACTTCATTGTTATTCCACGTTGTTGCTCATCATCACGGCTGTCCATGTAACGCAGCTTGCCTGCAAGCTTTTGAGATATAATATTGTTGCTTGATACCAATGAATCAGCCAGTGTTGTCTTCCCATGGTCCACATGAGCTAGGATACATATATTTCTTATTGACTCTGGTTTCTTCTGAAGCTCTATCAGCTTGTCACTATCTACGGCCACCATTTtagcaattaattaattaattaaatatcttgggaatttaaaagaaaatatacaattttaattaaactatcTAGGTGTTAAATAACAAATCAACTAAGAGAaacgtaaaaattaatcaaaaaatttattattttctgaagattttttttggaaattaaaacgGGTACTATTTTACTCTTAAAAGTTTCCACTGTAAATAATGTTCTCTGTATTGTTGAATGATGTGATTTTTTGAGAGGTTAACAGACATTTCACATTGACACAGCATTccgatttatttaatagaatattctagttgatttttttgcaACTAGAATACGCGTTTTTTGTAAGCTAGTgacgtttttttatgtttgtttagttatttaatcaaaaattcgaaattttttggagAAGTTAGATGTGTAAACACACTGAACTTTTGTTAGGTTACttgtaatatattttcacCACATGTTTCAATCAAGTCGTTGATAAAGAGTTTTTTTACTATCGATTATAAGTAATGCAATTGTTGACTTGCTCCACTCTCGctatataaatttactttatttactcAGTGAGCaagtgttaaaattaattagatgaaaattaatttagcagatacttaataattttaagaatttttgtaacaaataaattatatcaaaaaaataaatagaaaaaaaaattgatgacattaaagttagctgtcatgacaattttttaattttatttaacaaaaagatttgttccaaaaagttatttttaaaaaattgctttttttatttttttaaatttctaaatgtcaatttttttttcttattttcgtTTGCCGTAATTTATttggtataaaatttttaaaattattaaattaaatatgtgctacattaattatcataaaaaattatgaaaattaagttagccgacatctaaaaatttttagaatttttttttcattgaaaaaattattataaaaaaataaaaaaaaaaaatttaatttgtaaaaaacttaaaaaacagtaattgtaatttttaaaaaatattt
Coding sequences within it:
- the LOC123260134 gene encoding uncharacterized protein LOC123260134, whose product is MKLSFLVIMVCSGCCMSLPSTIIPTSTRNSSNLSKKTTSLANITASPLATRAKASENAITTDSMSTSSTSISGITASGAGTGTSKSNSNTDNNNSYGSNSSTSPSSSSSYSAGASTIAYKKIQLEQVQVTSPSPLSSKETRESPPSKIRPQIKLHINYTSVGETGVRLPEGASAALAKPTKYHYYPHNQHMYLLPECAVQQVCNAVYVRLNFTQPLCACPGRYRDPCSASLDADDQHTTELVTDPHTRALTLVKTCEPVAEMRECRMPRDWSLLALQNVRTGKSHYLVICKCPETNILEGPMSHDQPTYASVPGISVFGMMCVQGARKGRPLRQTRNLLGIDTIEDDFENYKSTFPWHRVPELLKSANWN